The Methanosarcina barkeri MS DNA window AAATAAAACAAGTTGGACTGTTTGCCCAAGCCTTTTATCTGCAGCAATGTCGATTATACCTATCAGGGTTTTATTTTTATATACAGAAAATTGATAATACAACTTTTGACCAGTTGGATCGTAGAGCTCCAGTGGTTTGGAATCAATAGATGCTCCTGTCCAGTTTTCAAATCCTGATGTGTTAGTTGCGATAAAGTCTATCATATTTGCATTAGCATGCTTAAAGGCTTCCTCAGCAGTTACAGAGTAATTATCCTCTGTCTGTGCACTTACCTGGTATCAATGCAATACCAACCAACATTGTCAAAAGAAGTATGCTTATCTTAATTTTGTTCTTAACCATATTTTTCCTCCTGTTTAGCACCCAAGAGGTAGAATCAGACAAGCTTAAATACACGCAAAGCTAACATGATCACTGCCTCTTAGAGCGTATTTTATGGAGTTTGGGTGATAGCTGGAAAATACTTTTAAACTCCATAAATTCCTCTTACTTACTTCTTTATAAGTTTTCTGTGTAAATTTTCAAACAATTCGATTTTCGAACTAATTTTGAATCTGAAACTAGTCCTTGACCATTGTCAGTTGGATGATTTGGCTAAAAACTTTATATATGGGTACTCGATTGATGTCATATTTTGTATTATTATAAAATTTAAAAGTAACACAAAGTAAAATCCATTAAGTCAATACTTGTATTGATTTATACCTTAACTCCAATGTTTTGTGGGGGATATATAGAGATCTTATCAAGAGGATGGTAATTTTCAACTACAAGTGCCTCAATGCCAAAAGTACTATAAATTGATTCCCAAATTCTTTACATAGCTTTCAAAAACTCAATGATTAAATTAGAACAGTAAAAGCTTTATGCAGGCCAAAACTGAAGGGAAATAATTGTTTACTTCCTTAAGTATCTTCTAGGCTTTAGTGTAATCTTCAAGTTTACGAAAACTGTATATTCAATAAGTTGAAAATTAATTTGTTTTCAAATGCGATAGACTTCATTATAAAAAATACATATTTAATATATTCCCTGTTGAGTGGGAATATAATTTTCGCTCGTTTTCTCATCAAAATCGTAATCAAATGGACCGAAATTACTTAGAAAAAATTAGATATCTTAATATATTCCCTACAAAAAATCGATCTCTTAAAGTCATTTCAGTTGCCATTATTCCCGACTCCCTTAAATTTTATCAAGACCTACCGGTACTGAAGCTATTTTTTAACATATTTCTGCCTCTCATGAAGGCCAAAAACAGCAATTGAAAAGAAAAACAGCTTAATGAAAACGTTTATAAAAATAAACGTTACATTACTTAATGGCTAGTTAAGTAGTTCTGTTAAGCCGCTTTTCTCGGAATTGCCGCTTAACAGGCCACTTTCTTATTAATTTCTTCTTTTTCTTTTAGATCCTTTACAGCTTCATCGTATGCTTTCCAAATCTTCAAACCATGCTCTTGTGCATAATCTGCAATTTTGTCATGAGTACTTCTTTTAATTTCAGGTCTTAACATTCCTTCTCGCATAAATTACCTCCTTAATTAAGTGTACATCTCTATGTTTAGTCTAATATATAAACCTTTGGTAAAATAAAGAATATTAGAGCTTTATTTCAGAAATAAAGCTTTAATAGAGATTTAAACTGAGGGTGCTATGCCGTATAAAGGGCATTGTACTCTCAGTCCAAAGCCTCACCTTTATTCTTTTTTTCTGCGACCTTCTTCGCATACATTTTTTGCATAATTCCTACCGCCTCAGGGCTTCTCAAGAGTACTTCCATAAGCTCAGGTATCTTATTTTCCAGTTCCTCAAGTTCAAGAGCTACAGCTAAATCAAGAATACGTCCGCACCTTGAGCAAAATTTAGATGTAGGACTGTTGATCTTTTCACATATTGGGCAGGTCTTACTGGTAAGTTCCGGGATCATGTCTTCTTTTTTCGTCATGCCATAGATCCGGAGCATAGCATCATCTACCTGTTTCCCGGAAAGATGAACATAGACACTGGGCATATCTGAACCATGAACCCATCCTAAATGAGCTTCCATTTGAGATTCAGTCAAATGTTGGGCAAGTTCTGTACTTCTGGAATGCCGGAAGAGATGATTATAGACTCTCTTTTTAATTCCAGCTTTTTCCGTAAGCATACCTATGAGCTTTCGAAAAGCAGAGTACTGCATAGGTTTGCCGTTACACTTTCCCCTAATAAGAATCCATAGATAAGCATCCGGATTATCTTTTTGTGGGTGAATATCCAGCCAGGAAGCCAGGTAAGGAACCGAAAAAATTACCCTTACTCTTATCATTCCGGTTTTGCCATTGACGGTTAAAATAGCTCCATACTGATCAAAGCTTAAATGTTTGATCTTAATAAGTTCTCAATTCCATTTTCGGTTATTAACTTCTGTTCAAACTAAATTATTTAGGGTTATTATTTCCTTTTACGGAATTTAGAGCGGGGGCGCGAACATAATTCATTGCTTGCAGTGGGGAGCGCCAGCACAACTTTGATTAAAGCAACTTTTTCCCATCGTAAATGCATTTAATTTTTTCAACTGTTAGTTACTGATTGTTTTTATGTGAATGAGCTGTTGTGTTTTTTGATACTTTAAATTATAGTCATACTTTGAGTACCAGCCAATACAGGTTAAAATTAGAAGGAAAGGATTAAAAAATATGAGAATGTAATCATTAGCTATATTTTTTAAATGTTGGGTGGAGAAGGAAAATAGATGACAAATAAGAAAAAATTGAATTCAATGCCTTTAACAACATCAATCTTATTTTTTCTAATTCTCGGCTCATGTGTGGCATCGGCTGGAACAGAAACTCGACTCACGCAAGGTGAGCGATTAACTACCGATACTGGTGGAACGCCAACCTCCTGGTACTGGGATTTCGTGGGTGGCGCCAATCCAAAGCAATCCACGAACGCAACCCAAACTTTTACGAATCCAGGGATGTATAACGTTACTTTAACAGTAGCAAATGAAGCAGGCAATAGTAAGGTGACGAAACCGAATTGTATTACTATAGCTCCCCAACAAGAACCAGTGGCAGATTTCGCTACGCCTAACAGTACTATAGTATATGGTTTCTGGCCCAACTGGCCTTACCTTGAATCCTATCAACCAGATTGGGATACCCTAACTCATGTTTCATATTCTGAATGGACTTTAAACAGTGATGGTACAATTACGGACCCAGGAAATATGAGTCACTATTATGCAGTTAGGGACCAGGCGCACCAACATGGAGTAAAAATAACACTGTGTATATACTCAAGTGATCCATATGCAATGGACAGTGTAATTGCAAACCACCAAACAGATTTCATAAACAATATCTCAAATTCGTTACAAATGTACGGTGCAGACGGAGTAAATTTAGACCTGGAAACGCCGACCGATATAAACAGTATCACAGGAACTTCAAATGCTCCTCTATTTGAAAATTTAATGGCGAATCTTTATACAACATTAAAAACTGAGAATCCCGCTTATCATATTTCTATAGATACTCCCTGGGGTATAAAACATGCTGCGACCTTCAAAAATGCAAATCTTAAAAAATATGTAGATTCCGTTTTTCTAATGAGTTATGATTATTGTAATCGTAGAACCACGGCTCCCAATTCGCCATATGACAGTCCAATACAATATGATGCGATCGATTCAGTAAACGAAACATCAAAATATTTTAATAAAAATCAAATAATATTAGGTTTGCCATTTTATGGTTATGATTATTCGACCGATTCCAATCAACCAGGAGCAAACATAACCAATGAACAGGCCATACATATAGAAGATGCTATTAATAATTCTCAGATTTATGGCAGAATTTGGGACTCGGATTCCAACACTCCCTGGTATTTTTATAAAGCTGGTGATACATGGCATCAAGTATGGTACGATGACGATGAATCACTTAGATTAAAATATCAATATGCAAAATCCGAAAATCTAGGTGGAGTAGGGTTCTGGGCTTTGGGATACGAAAGAAATTATTCTAACATCTGGAAAGTGTTTCAATTAGATCCCGTAGCAGACTTCAGCACCAGCGTCACGAGTGGATATGCCCCTCTCTCAGTCCAGTTCACCGACTTGTCGCAGCACGCAATATTAAGGAATTGGAACTTTGGAGATGGAACTACTTCAACTGAGAAAAACCCATTGCATATTTACTATGCAGCAGGAACCTATATTGTTAACCTGACAGCAGGCAATGGAAATAATACTGCCTCAAAAACTGCTACAATAACCGTGTTTGAAGAAAACAGCTCAAGCGATGATGGTAGTGGAAGTGGCCATAGCAGCTCTAGTGGTGGAGGAAGTGGAGGAGGTGGAGGCGGTTCTCCGGAGCTTCAAAGTAATGTCCAGGTAAAGGAACTTTCACAAGCTGCTGTTATAAATGGAAAATCTGTAAAGTTCAATTTCTCAAAGAATGCAACCTGTGTTGTGTATGTGAGTTTTGATGCAAAGAAAACCTTTGGGAAGACCACAACTATTGCTGAACAGCTCAAAGGGAAATCTTCTCTGGTTTCCATACTGCCCGATGGTGAAGTCTACAAATCCTTTAATGTCTGGGTAGGAAATGGTGGAATTGCGACCTCAAAGAACATAGAAAATCCAATCGTGTGTTTCAAGGTTGAAAAATCCTGGGTAAAGGACAAAAATATCGACAAATCATCTATCACTCTTAACAGATACAACGATAAAAAATGGGAGCAATTTCCAGCAAATCTTTCAGGAGAAGATGACAAATACCTGAATTTCAAAGCCAAAACTTCAGGTTTCTCATCATTTGCAATAACGGGTACAGCGAAACCATTATCTGAAGAAACTGTAACGAAAATAAATATTGATGACCCTGAAACAATTAAAATAAATGCTGACAACCCTGAAACAATTAAAATAAATATTGACGACCCTGAAACAATTAATAACACAACGAACAAAGAACCACAAACTGAACAAAAAGAAATTCCGAGAATACCAAGTTTTGAAATATATTACGGAATAGCTAGCCTGTTTGCAGTAATCCTGTATAAAAGAAAGTAAAAAAGCAAAAACCAAAGTTAGATGAGAAAATGGGGGTTTAATCCTCTCATCTTTTTTCAACTTTTCCTTACCCTAAGCTCATTATAAACGTAAAATTTAGATAACGGCTTAATGTTACTTTTTTTCAGTTTAAGTAAATTCTACACAAAAGAGCCATAATTAATCTGAGATTTTTTACTTCAAACAATTTTTTGCTTGAATCCGATTTTGCTGTCATTTATTTCAGTCGAATACACCGCTAGCTTGCTGCAGAGATGGAAAAATTCCTAGGTAACCATTGATGATAATATAATTTCTCAATTCCATTTTCGGTATTAACTTCTGCTCCAATTAAATTATTTAGGGCTATAGTTCCTATAACGGAATTTAGAAAGAAGATGCGAACATACCACATTACTTGCAGAAAGTTGCGCCAACGAAACTTTGATTTTTACTTCTACTTACTTAAAAGATACACGAAATATTAATAGTTTAAATTAATATTAATATGAAAGGCTTTTATATTTTTGACATAATATGCTTATATTGTGGAGATGGATAATACGGGGCTGCTAAGTGATTTTTTCAACTTTCTTAAGGTTCTGTCGCGTCTATGAAAGCTAAGGAATTTTTTCAGTTACAGTTGGACCTATAAAATAACCAGCCCTCGTAAACTTGAAAGTACAGTAAATTATATAAAGAGGTGAAATTTTAATGAGTCACCAATCTCCTCCAAAAAAGAGAGGTCAGAAACCAAAATACGATCATGAAAAAATCGAAGAACTCCTCAAAGCAGGTGAGAAACCCTTTAAGATTATGCTTCTGTTGGGTTGTTCTTATGGAGTTTTACGGTATGTACGAAAGAAAATGGGAAGAAAGAAAGTATAATTTGAAAAGATATTCATTTGTATTTGGTTAAGATACAATCTATAAGAAATGTGTTTTAATGCATTTTCCTGTTAACCTATTATAATAGTCACGAGGCTAAATAATGCAACTGCTCAAATGAGATACAATGAAATTTTTGTTGCAACAATTACAGGCGTGACTATAGGTTTGAGTTTTTTAAGGTGAAAAATATGACTAAAAGACTATTTGCAATCACTTGTACCTTCTTATTCATAATAGGTCATATGTTCAAGCGATGGAAACATATGCAAAAATCTGTTGTCTGGAGAGGATTTCTAAGCGAATCTATGTGGGTAGAGGACTATAGAAATCTCTCACTTTTCAAGAAGTTGATTTTTTGGGTGAATTATCCTTTTTCTTATGCTAAATATTTACGGGTTGTTGTATGGGATCGTATTGACAGATTATGCTTTAGAAATTCAGGAGCAAAATATACTAAAACAAGGATGGAATACCAAAAATCCTGCAAAACACAATAATATAAAAAGTTATTAATTATGCTGTAAAGACTTTACTATTTTATGGCGTTATTTTTCATCAGTCCTTATGTTTTTATCCCAAAATTATTTCGCTTTTTTAGTTTCTGTTATTGCAATAATCTATCGTATATACAGTTGACCCACTATTTCATTTCAACTTCTCCAACTTCGAATTTGTTTCATATTACAGAATCATTCTACATTACCAAAATGAAGCTTAAACTTACTCAACATTTAACTTTTTGTGCCGTTTGCAGCTTTATCACATATCAAACTTTAAAATAATTTTGGATCTATAAAATTATTTTAGGATACAGCACAAAACTTGAGCATTCAAGCGAGAGTTTTAGGGAAAAGCAGTTCACTATTATATAATAGCAAAACTTAAATACCGATACTTACCTCCCCTTGAACATGCATATTCCTTACGAATATCTTGGAAAAATATTCATATATCTGGTTCTATTTGTTCTTGCAGGAACAGGAATCGCCCTGCTCATAGGGGCATATTCCGTTAAAAAACGCAGGATAATTTTTCCGGAGTTCGTGCTGTTTACACTTTATCTTTTCTATTCTCCTGCAAAATGGATCTGCAAAGCTTTCAGGATAAGGGAAACCCTTGTTGACGATATCCTTATTGATGTCCGAAACGCTGTTGCGTATGATGATTTCCGGCATGTTAAAGACAAGAAAATCCTGCTTCTTCCTCAGTGCTTGCGCCATCCGAACTGTAAAGCCAGGTGCGATCCAATCCACGGGTATGAGTGCAAGCGTTGCGGGCTATGTGATATTTCAAGAATCTCCGAGGCTGCTGATAGGTGCAACTTCCAGGTTTTTGTAATACCTGGAGGAAGTTTTGTCAAAAAGATCTTTAACGAATACAAACCTGAAGCCTGCCTTGGTGTAGCCTGCTATAACGAGCTTTCCGAGAATATGCAGGCTGTCTCGTTTATTCCCGTACAGGGTGTTCTTCTTTTAAGGGACGGATGCTTTAATACTGAAGCAAATGTTGAGGAAATAATTCAAAAAATGGAGATGTGCAATGTATAATATTATTGGGGAAGCTCTTTTCATTTTTATCGTTTTATCCCTTATTCTTTCTGGCATAGCTCTGGTTGTCAGTAAAAGGAGCCTCACAGGAAATGTCTACCTTGCAGGTTTTTTTGCAAATATACTAGATTATTTTTATTTGCCTCTAAGGCACCTTTTCCTAAAATTTTCCGATACGCGAATTCTGGATAAGTGGATGGCATCTCTGAAAAACCGAGCCTATAAGTCTGATTTTGCAAAAACAAAAAATAGGATTCTCCTGGCTCCACACTGCATGCGGAGTCTT harbors:
- a CDS encoding tyrosine-type recombinase/integrase, which codes for MKIKHLSFDQYGAILTVNGKTGMIRVRVIFSVPYLASWLDIHPQKDNPDAYLWILIRGKCNGKPMQYSAFRKLIGMLTEKAGIKKRVYNHLFRHSRSTELAQHLTESQMEAHLGWVHGSDMPSVYVHLSGKQVDDAMLRIYGMTKKEDMIPELTSKTCPICEKINSPTSKFCSRCGRILDLAVALELEELENKIPELMEVLLRSPEAVGIMQKMYAKKVAEKKNKGEALD
- a CDS encoding PGF-pre-PGF domain-containing protein; its protein translation is MTNKKKLNSMPLTTSILFFLILGSCVASAGTETRLTQGERLTTDTGGTPTSWYWDFVGGANPKQSTNATQTFTNPGMYNVTLTVANEAGNSKVTKPNCITIAPQQEPVADFATPNSTIVYGFWPNWPYLESYQPDWDTLTHVSYSEWTLNSDGTITDPGNMSHYYAVRDQAHQHGVKITLCIYSSDPYAMDSVIANHQTDFINNISNSLQMYGADGVNLDLETPTDINSITGTSNAPLFENLMANLYTTLKTENPAYHISIDTPWGIKHAATFKNANLKKYVDSVFLMSYDYCNRRTTAPNSPYDSPIQYDAIDSVNETSKYFNKNQIILGLPFYGYDYSTDSNQPGANITNEQAIHIEDAINNSQIYGRIWDSDSNTPWYFYKAGDTWHQVWYDDDESLRLKYQYAKSENLGGVGFWALGYERNYSNIWKVFQLDPVADFSTSVTSGYAPLSVQFTDLSQHAILRNWNFGDGTTSTEKNPLHIYYAAGTYIVNLTAGNGNNTASKTATITVFEENSSSDDGSGSGHSSSSGGGSGGGGGGSPELQSNVQVKELSQAAVINGKSVKFNFSKNATCVVYVSFDAKKTFGKTTTIAEQLKGKSSLVSILPDGEVYKSFNVWVGNGGIATSKNIENPIVCFKVEKSWVKDKNIDKSSITLNRYNDKKWEQFPANLSGEDDKYLNFKAKTSGFSSFAITGTAKPLSEETVTKINIDDPETIKINADNPETIKINIDDPETINNTTNKEPQTEQKEIPRIPSFEIYYGIASLFAVILYKRK
- a CDS encoding DUF116 domain-containing protein; translation: MHIPYEYLGKIFIYLVLFVLAGTGIALLIGAYSVKKRRIIFPEFVLFTLYLFYSPAKWICKAFRIRETLVDDILIDVRNAVAYDDFRHVKDKKILLLPQCLRHPNCKARCDPIHGYECKRCGLCDISRISEAADRCNFQVFVIPGGSFVKKIFNEYKPEACLGVACYNELSENMQAVSFIPVQGVLLLRDGCFNTEANVEEIIQKMEMCNV